The following are from one region of the Staphylococcus schleiferi genome:
- a CDS encoding GNAT family N-acetyltransferase, producing MIRKATLQDLNQIEALTEEAKQLMIEDNNPQWDHRYPLKTHFKTDIEMGGLYVYDDSEIKGFIVIDQNAPDWYDALEWPIDKSNAYVIHRLVASPQYRGIAQQLMQFAMDLAESHHVQILLTDTFSQNERAQGLFKKYGFVKTGEMTSTEFPFDKGKPFYAYYKNLTE from the coding sequence TTGATCAGAAAAGCAACATTACAAGACCTTAATCAAATCGAAGCTTTAACAGAAGAAGCAAAACAACTAATGATTGAGGATAACAATCCACAATGGGATCATCGTTACCCACTTAAAACCCATTTTAAAACAGATATTGAAATGGGCGGCCTATACGTTTATGACGATTCAGAAATTAAAGGTTTTATCGTCATTGACCAAAATGCACCAGATTGGTATGATGCGCTTGAGTGGCCCATTGATAAATCGAATGCTTATGTCATTCATCGCCTTGTCGCATCGCCACAATATCGAGGGATTGCGCAACAACTAATGCAATTCGCAATGGACTTGGCAGAATCACATCATGTTCAAATTTTGTTGACAGATACATTTTCACAAAATGAACGCGCACAAGGATTGTTCAAAAAATATGGTTTTGTCAAAACTGGTGAAATGACAAGTACTGAGTTTCCTTTTGATAAAGGTAAACCATTTTATGCATATTATAAAAATTTAACAGAATAG